From Aliamphritea hakodatensis:
TAACGGGTAATCATCGACCGGGACATATCCAGCCGTTCACCGGCCGCCGCCATTGTGCCCTGCTCAACTATGGTGACAAATACTTTTGCCGCAGTAATCCGGTCCATCTCTGTACTCCTCTGAAAAATATTCAGACATATCTACAGGCAAAACAATTCGTCCGATATACGCAACAATTATTGCCGTTTTAATGGGTATTTCAATCGATAAAGGAAACATAAGCTAACTGAAACCTGCTAATACAGATCCGGAGACACACATGAAACACGCAAATAAGACATTCAGCCGCCGGCGCATGATGGCACTTCTCGGTGCCACAGTGCTGGGGATCGCTGGTCTGAGTGGCTGCACCACACAGACCAAAGCAACGTCAGCGGCCCTGACTGTTGATGTGTACAACCCGAAAGAAACGGCTATCTTCCCTGCCAGTTCAAGCATCATCAGCGGCCCGAGCGAAGCCATTCTGGTAGACGCTCAGTTCCAGAAAAACGACGCCCAGAAGCTGGTTGATATGCTGCAGGCCGGCGGCAAAACCCTGAAGGCGGTTTACATCAGCCACGGTGACCCGGACTATTATTTTGGTCTGGATGTGATCCGGGCAAACTTTCCGGATGTAAAGGTGTATGCCAGCCCGAAAACCCGTGCTTACATTGCCGGCAGCATGGAACCCAAACTGGCTTACTGGGGCCCGATTCTCAAAGACAACGCCCCTGCTGAACTGGTACTGCCAGACCTGCTGCCGGGCAACAGCCTGACAGTCGACGGTAAGAAAGTAGAGATCATTGGCCTGAACGGCCCGGACCCGAAGCACACCTTCGTCTGGGTGCCTTCCGCGAAAACCGTTACCGGCGGTGTGATTGTCTATGAAAACCAGCATGTCTGGATGGCTGATAACCAGACACCGGAATCCCGCCAACAGTGGTTACAGACGCTGGAAAGCATCAAAGCCCTGCAACCGGACACTGTGGTGCCCGGCCACTATCTGGCGAATCCGCGCCTGGATACCCGCTCCGTGGACTTCACCCGTGACTACGTACTGGCGTTCGAAGCACAGGCTGCACAGGCTAAAGATGCGGCGGACCTGCGCGAACGTATGATCAAACTGTACCCTGACTTCCCGCAGGACGTTGGCCTGGATATCAGCACTAAGGTAATGATGGGCGAAATGA
This genomic window contains:
- a CDS encoding MBL fold metallo-hydrolase, which translates into the protein MKHANKTFSRRRMMALLGATVLGIAGLSGCTTQTKATSAALTVDVYNPKETAIFPASSSIISGPSEAILVDAQFQKNDAQKLVDMLQAGGKTLKAVYISHGDPDYYFGLDVIRANFPDVKVYASPKTRAYIAGSMEPKLAYWGPILKDNAPAELVLPDLLPGNSLTVDGKKVEIIGLNGPDPKHTFVWVPSAKTVTGGVIVYENQHVWMADNQTPESRQQWLQTLESIKALQPDTVVPGHYLANPRLDTRSVDFTRDYVLAFEAQAAQAKDAADLRERMIKLYPDFPQDVGLDISTKVMMGEMKWPQ